The genomic interval TCAGATTCAAGTTTCCATTGTCTCAAATCCTCGAAGAAGACACAAGCCTATTAACACCCCGAACATAATAAAGCTGGAAAGGTATGGGTGAACATTAGAAAAGAGGGGTGTAGTAGCGTGTAGAGAGGGTAAAGCGGAATAATGCCAAAGTCCGGTATATCTCAGTGATTAAACCAACAATATCTAAGATATGGGTTTCTTGCGGCAGTCTCCGGGAGATATATACGAATATTTATGTATGTAAAGTTGGCCAAAGATTACACGCTGTTAATCTCTAGTCAGTAAAGTTGGTAAGATTGTTCACGCCTTCATCACAATAGATTATGAAATATGGTGTGGACGCTATTGTTTACGTACTGCTAAGACGTTTTCGCTTTACTCTGATTTTACGCCTTATAAAACAGTAACGAGAAAAAACTACCCCGCTCACTTTGTTTCCTCGGATATTCTTATCTACAACAACCGTCGCCTatataatacataatataaAGGGGTACGAAAAACTTTTACAACAACTACTACGTCAAACATAGATAATTCATTATAAACTTTATTCATAGATGGcgcaaatattaaatttcaaaatatttctcatttattttatcaatcaatcataaatcaattattattttttgcgaGAAATAGTTTTGTACTATTTCAATTCcaccaaatatttcaaatataatatataaaagaatcccgagtgaaaaatataaaaaagttatacaaTAACGTACAACAAATAATggttagtttttattataacaaattggCAGCCCTGTCAAAGTTTCCTATCgcgaaaaattattatattttttcccacTTGATCAATTTCTTTTTACAAACCACTTAGCAATGAAGCTTTTAATGttcacatatttatttaataccaTTGGAATGAATGACATCGTCCTGCAGTGCAAATTTTATACTTCAGATCCATCTAGGGGCGACTAGACACACTTTGAAATATAATGATCAACTAGATTTACcggaaactatttaaaaatgtttatacgacgttattagaaaatttattttttcattcaattttgaagtaTCAACAACAAGTATCTATAATCGCCATCGTTTGAAGGTAGTACTTAAAATGTCtcatcaagtttataaaaagcatttatactttttaaaaatttcaaaactttaagTCAATTTGAACTGCTTTTAGaaattaatactaataattgttaaaagaatgaatagtttttttaattgagataataaaatattttacaaagtatTAACCATCtgaaaattataccaaaaaaactatcaaatttgATCGGGTAAACTAGGGcatcataaaatgtaatatttatgtaattaaTTATGAAAGTAACTATTCAAACTGCCTGTTCGATAGTAAAACTTGTAAATTAAATACCTTATATATAGtactgtatattttatttcataatttctgaATTCGGCAGCCAGAGACATCTAAAGTAAAAATGTAACAACGCATATAGGTAGTAATAATCTTGAAGCTGCAATAATTTACTTACAGGTAGCGTTCGTAACTGCTGACGCTTACTAATTATAATTACAAAGCATTAATAagcaaatatttctattatatctaataaaaccaatttttttaacaatttaaaaattcgtTATACTAacattacataaatattttgaaaatagttgatCGTGTCCATCTATTGACGAATAGCATTCAacaattttagaaatctatGAATTACCAATggcatataaaaaattttttttcaaaatctattttaaacataatttatatgaaattttagaCATAATACATTCAGAATCATTCAAAGTCAACATTGTATCTGCTTTTATTTAAAGTTTATAACTCATTTATTGAATCTgagataatttaaaatatggcGCGTAGAAATAGAAACGCCCTCGCAagttttaaacttgaaaatctTGTAAAATACATTATATGTAAAGTACTTTATCGACTCAAAACAGTTCTAAACATTCTTAAAGATACGTATAATTCGTTTTAATATTCTAATCACATGTTTaatcatgaatttttcaaatattatctgTTAATTCATATTTCACTTGTCATAACCTGTAAACGAATTCTTTGTTGTGATTGGTCGATAATTCTCCCGCCACTGACATCTATAATGTTATTGTAGGTACCCCTCTAGCACAGAATTGATAAAACGCTTTGGTGGCTAATCGATGCTTACTGTCTTGGGTCTCTTCGCGGTTCTTACTCGAGTTTTGTAAAAGCTCAATTTTGTCAACGAGGTTACGTTTTAATAATTCTGGCTGATTTTCGGTGTATATTGTGTCATTTGTgttggaaataaatatattttggcaTGGAGAAACGTATAGAATTAGAAAAACGGGGAAAAGATCCTGCGGAAGTAagtattttagatttttgttgttgttgtgaACACTCTTGAGATGTcgtcatttttttatacatccAGTTAAAATGCTTTTAGATTATACCGGTATCGAATTTAACTaaactgaaattataaaattcatctTAAGACATAGTTTCTTTAACTAAATTATATTTCgtattgaaattgataaaaatagaaccggtttattggaaaattatgaaaatattgtagtGTTGCCACCATGTCGAAAATTCGTGTAAAAACGTTTTTTGGTCTTTTTTAAGTCATTATCGtacaattttacatttaaattacGGAATTTATGAAGTATCGtagatattaatataattaggcggaataaaacgaaaaaaatggaggcttaaattaataatatccCACTTTTGTTTTCTTCTATTACAATTACATACTTTTATCCTGAAATTTGgttatttgtgagaaatatgAGGTATAGTTTTGATAGATTTATGTATTTAGCagatttattttaagaaaaaaaagggACTATTGtcagtttaatttaaaatacatGTGCATTCTCGTATTTACTATGTACCCTTTCTATTTACCACTTTTTTCCATTGAATCTTGAAAAGTTTTACGATTTActcaaaattattacttttgaaACAGTAACAAATTAAACCCATATACTTTTAGCagtaattatcaattaattcattaataattCTACTAAACTGGCCAAGATGCTTGAGCATAGTAATCTTTacttatttgaatgaaatttataataaatatttgattttcaaactTGATATATGGTACTAAAAGACCCGTTTCTCATTGAGTTTTGAGGGGGAAATTTCGTTTCATGTATTTTATTGTACTTTGAATAAAGTATTTCCCAAGAAGTATTTTTTTACCTACCTGTTGCAAATTCATGTATTGTAGAAGTAGATGACTCAATAAAAAGTGTAATTACCTTTTAGATCAAAGATCTTATCTTGGATAACTCCAGAAGTACTTCTATAATTGGTTTAACAGATGAATTTACCAATTTAGAAAGTTTATCACTTATCAATGTTGGTTTAACTTCCCTTAAAGGCTTCCCTAAACTTCCCAATCTGAAGAAACTTGAATTGAGCGATAATAGGTAAGATTTCTCAATAATCATtaacataataatattaatgatataaaatttagGATATCAAACGGGTTGAATCTATTAGAAACTAGCCCGAAATTGACAAATCTCAACCTCAGTGGCAACAAAATCAAAGATTTGGAAACATTGGAACCTTTAAAGAATCTAAAAAACCTCAGAAATTTGGATCTTTTTAATTGCGAAGCAACTACTGTAGAAAATTACAGGGAGAAGGTTTTCAAGATGATACCAAGTCTCAAATATTTGGATGGGTAAGTAGGCAGTTGGTATTATGGAtccaaatttcaattatattgatataaaattgtttttacttgAATTAACAGGAAAGTTAGTAACtgtgtttttattaaattatatcatTCAAAAACTTATTCTAGTATTTAAATATCTTCATGTGATTTACAAAGAAATTGCAGTTGCAATGTTTACATCTTCATTTCTAGGAGTATTTATGACTTTTCTAGcattagaattttaattttcagtctccttttattaatttttttcgcattttccAGTCCTGTGCTATTTGTTGTAGCCCATTTTCTTGcttattcctttttttatattattttcgtttctaTCACTTTTCTTATTGGGTTTTATGTTGTTTTTCTACCTAAACTTAAAGATCtttttgtttcctatttttttttgttagtttccatTCGTAAACTTCActattttgttgttatttttaagattttcGTTGTATTTATGCTAAATTCTTGAAGGTTTGATGAGTTGGAAGGTGAAGCGGAAAGCGATTTGGATGAAGAAGTGAACGGCAATGAAGGTAACGAAAGCGCGAATGAAGAGGATAGTGAAGAAGAAGGTTCGTCGGAATTTGAAGAAGAAGTTTACGAAGGCGGTTTGCGAGCTATCTATTCGCAAAATTTAGATGATACATCGGATGAAGAAGATTACGAGGCGATCGAAGAAGAAGACGATGATGAATGTATCGAGGAAGAggaaattgaagaaga from Diorhabda sublineata isolate icDioSubl1.1 chromosome 8, icDioSubl1.1, whole genome shotgun sequence carries:
- the LOC130447609 gene encoding acidic leucine-rich nuclear phosphoprotein 32 family member A isoform X1 encodes the protein MEKRIELEKRGKDPAEIKDLILDNSRSTSIIGLTDEFTNLESLSLINVGLTSLKGFPKLPNLKKLELSDNRISNGLNLLETSPKLTNLNLSGNKIKDLETLEPLKNLKNLRNLDLFNCEATTVENYREKVFKMIPSLKYLDGFDELEGEAESDLDEEVNGNEGNESANEEDSEEEGSSEFEEEVYEGGLRAIYSQNLDDTSDEEDYEAIEEEDDDECIEEEEIEEEEEVPPTTDGAYLNIFFIFFVFNVFIYFSFEGKEAKTRRRGR
- the LOC130447609 gene encoding acidic leucine-rich nuclear phosphoprotein 32 family member A isoform X2 translates to MEKRIELEKRGKDPAEIKDLILDNSRSTSIIGLTDEFTNLESLSLINVGLTSLKGFPKLPNLKKLELSDNRISNGLNLLETSPKLTNLNLSGNKIKDLETLEPLKNLKNLRNLDLFNCEATTVENYREKVFKMIPSLKYLDGFDELEGEAESDLDEEVNGNEGNESANEEDSEEEGSSEFEEEVYEGGLRAIYSQNLDDTSDEEDYEAIEEEDDDECIEEEEIEEEEEVPPTTDVSRGKKRKLEEGEGEN